In Oncorhynchus gorbuscha isolate QuinsamMale2020 ecotype Even-year linkage group LG08, OgorEven_v1.0, whole genome shotgun sequence, one genomic interval encodes:
- the LOC124040762 gene encoding interferon-induced protein with tetratricopeptide repeats 1-like, translating to MAFSCPTTKMAQNSLKIRLQGLECHFTWKLDYNTSKLQSLRESMIDISSSEGVQCSWTGYLYNFLAYLHHALGSTEDALQCLKKAEEAIRLNSPDDVELSLVVHYGNLAWVHYHQGELTESQTYVEKVGRLLQDNPSPCPGVVWGEKAWTLNKFDVSKKAEALDCFRMALKGDPENKVLRSGYAVAFNKSVENKNITPKLRSEMLEHLRIARELDPEDLYITVMYLQRLAESGQVEEARKLSNEVIEKPLDSFGGFGILLYFLRDYVSHDSSIDLTRRTLDRHPDSRQLKRHLGKCYKWKIFSQEEKRNPMRHILIEDAVNLYEELITLYPKSLAAKLELSAMYKESGRVDRADKIFEDLLLDREGMEPQNLQKIYNWYAQHLFYAKQDASRSIDFHKKAVEIMLPTDQRDSSIHVLLSIVHNGGDRAKEIVNFLDGLDGEGAVGKF from the exons ATGGCTTTCTCTTGCCCAACTACGAA AATGGCTCAGAACTCCTTGAAAATTAGGCTGCAGGGTTTAGAATGCCACTTCACCTGGAAGCTGGACTACAACACATCTAAACTTCAAAGCCTCAGAGAATCCATGATTGACATCAGCAGCAGCGAGGGGGTTCAATGTTCCTGGACGGGTTATCTATACAACTTCCTGGCTTACCTACACCACGCTTTGGGCTCCACAGAGGACGCTCTTCAATGCCTGAAGAAGGCTGAAGAGGCCATTCGCCTAAACAGCCCAGACGACGTGGAGCTAAGTCTGGTGGTCCACTATGGGAACTTGGCCTGGGTGCACTATCACCAAGGGGAGCTGACAGAGAGCCAGACCTATGTGGAGAAGGTGGGGAGACTACTGCAGGACAACCCCTCACCCTGCCCAGGTGTAGTGTGGGGAGAAAAGGCCTGGACTTTGAATAAGTTTGATGTAAGCAAGAAGGCAGAAGCACTAGATTGCTTCCGGATGGCCTTAAAGGGGGACCCTGAGAACAAGGTGCTGCGAAGCGGTTATGCCGTGGCGTTTAATAAATCTGTTGAAAATAAAAACATTACCCCGAAGCTGCGATCTGAGATGTTGGAGCACCTACGGATTGCTAGAGAATTGGATCCAGAAGATTTGTACATCACAGTGATGTACCTGCAGAGGCTTGCAGAGAGTGGCCAGGTTGAGGAAGCACGTAAACTCTCAAATGAAGTGATAGAGAAGCCTTTGGACAGCTTTGGTGGATTTGGAATCTTGCTATATTTTTTACGAGATTACGTCTCTCACGATTCAAGCATTGACCTGACAAGAAGGACCCTGGACAGACACCCTGATTCACGCCAGCTGAAAAGGCATCTTGGGAAGTGTTACAAGTGGAAGATTTTCTCTCAAGAAGAGAAAAGGAACCCAATGAGGCATATTCTGATTGAAGATGCAGTCAACCTTTATGAAGAGTTGATCACACTCTACCCAAAATCCCTTGCAGCTAAACTGGAACTGTCTGCCATGTACAAAGAATCTGGCAGAGTTGATAGAGCAGATAAGATATTCGAGGACCTGCTTCTTGATAGGGAAGGAATGGAACCACAGAATTTACAAAAAATCTACAACTGGTATGCCCAACATCTGTTTTATGCCAAACAAGATGCTTCCAGGTCAATTGATTTCCACAAGAAGGCAGTAGAGATTATGCTACCCACTGACCAACGTGATAGCAGTATTCATGTTCTGTTGTCCATTGTCCATAATGGAGGTGACAGAGCGAAGGAAATTGTGAACTTTCTGGATGGCCTTGATGGAGAAGGTGCTGTCGGCAAATTCTAA